In Sulfitobacter sp. OXR-159, one DNA window encodes the following:
- a CDS encoding DUF883 family protein, whose amino-acid sequence MAKTPTAAAKDLTIDDLSDQIALLKKDIASLTETLGEYGKAKSEEMRDNARNAANDFADTGRLKAMEAQKQAEEFLQAQPGTALGIAAGIGFLVGLVTARR is encoded by the coding sequence ATGGCCAAGACCCCGACCGCTGCCGCAAAAGATCTGACCATCGACGATCTGTCGGACCAGATCGCGCTTCTCAAAAAAGACATCGCATCGCTGACCGAAACCTTGGGCGAATACGGCAAGGCCAAGTCGGAAGAGATGCGCGACAACGCCCGCAACGCGGCGAATGATTTTGCCGACACAGGGCGCCTGAAGGCGATGGAGGCCCAAAAGCAAGCCGAGGAATTCCTGCAAGCCCAGCCCGGTACCGCCCTCGGCATCGCCGCAGGCATCGGTTTCCTTGTCGGTCTTGTGACGGCCCGCCGCTAA
- a CDS encoding phage holin family protein → MNHLRGSLRRVLRTAMLSAGAALFLLIGLLFLTLAAWLYLITVTTALTAALILGAVYFGVGFLLLAMAGSDRAPAAQAPRQEDPSATEHDGLKNLVMAFLAGITAGQKARR, encoded by the coding sequence ATGAACCATCTGCGCGGCTCCCTGCGGCGTGTGCTGCGCACCGCGATGCTCAGCGCAGGGGCCGCGCTCTTTCTGCTGATCGGGCTGCTGTTTCTCACGCTTGCGGCATGGCTTTATCTCATCACCGTCACCACAGCGCTCACCGCCGCGCTGATCCTCGGCGCGGTCTATTTCGGTGTTGGTTTCCTCTTGCTTGCCATGGCCGGATCCGACCGCGCGCCCGCCGCTCAGGCCCCCCGTCAGGAAGACCCCTCCGCGACCGAACATGACGGTCTCAAGAACTTGGTCATGGCATTTCTGGCTGGCATAACCGCGGGTCAGAAAGCGCGCCGTTAA
- a CDS encoding Crp/Fnr family transcriptional regulator, with protein MTTQCRYCPLRRKDAFLPMSKDEVNFMEKFKSGELTVEPGTPILLEGSNSPQLYTALTGMGIRDKTLENGNRQVISFVFPGDFIGLQAGIMGEMGHSVEARTHMRLCVFNRSEFWNFFKNHPERAFDITWLAAIEEHFMGEVLATIGQRTAMQAIAWAMVKIFERGQSLGMVTHNQMLLPYSQRDLADALGLSVVHTNKTLGALKERQLLSWSDRVLQINDLAALAKAGVTELEGRQKRPLL; from the coding sequence ATGACGACACAATGCCGCTATTGCCCTCTCCGTCGCAAAGATGCCTTCCTGCCGATGTCGAAAGATGAAGTGAACTTCATGGAGAAGTTCAAGTCCGGTGAGCTGACGGTTGAGCCGGGCACGCCGATCCTGCTTGAGGGGTCAAACTCGCCCCAGCTTTACACCGCGCTGACCGGGATGGGCATCCGCGACAAGACCTTGGAAAACGGCAACCGGCAGGTCATCAGCTTTGTCTTCCCCGGCGATTTCATCGGCCTGCAGGCAGGCATCATGGGTGAAATGGGCCATTCCGTCGAAGCCCGGACCCATATGCGGCTTTGCGTTTTCAACCGCAGCGAGTTCTGGAATTTCTTCAAGAACCACCCCGAACGCGCCTTTGACATCACTTGGTTGGCCGCGATCGAAGAACATTTCATGGGCGAAGTCCTTGCCACCATTGGCCAACGCACCGCGATGCAGGCCATCGCTTGGGCGATGGTCAAGATTTTCGAACGTGGCCAGTCGCTGGGGATGGTCACCCACAACCAGATGCTGCTGCCCTATTCACAACGCGATCTGGCCGATGCGCTTGGCCTGTCGGTGGTGCACACCAACAAAACCCTCGGTGCCCTGAAAGAACGCCAGTTGCTTTCGTGGTCCGACAGGGTGCTTCAGATCAACGACCTCGCCGCCTTGGCGAAAGCGGGGGTGACCGAACTTGAGGGTCGCCAAAAGCGCCCCCTGCTTTAA
- a CDS encoding YihY/virulence factor BrkB family protein, which produces MVLRRPPTRPAIYWDAFKASLKQAADDNLALISAGVAFFAMLSLFPALAALIALLGLISDPVVVIAQLEDVRGLLPDDVYDIINTQVTGLVTARADTLGWAGIVSLLVALWSARAGVGAMVIGLNAVYNERNRNAAKHYLHALMLTVSLVGVGIVALLAVVVAPIILAFIPLGPFGNAVADLLRWTVATAVLFAGVGVLYRFGPNRRAARLPWLSSGAILAVMSWAVLSIGFSYYVANFGNYNQVYGSIGAVIAMLVWLWISSFLILFGAALNAQVERRTRPDSTIGPAKPRGQRGAEAADTFIDITQE; this is translated from the coding sequence TTGGTGCTGCGCAGACCTCCGACCCGACCGGCGATCTATTGGGATGCTTTCAAGGCGAGCCTAAAACAAGCGGCCGACGATAACCTTGCGCTGATCTCGGCCGGGGTGGCGTTTTTCGCGATGCTGTCGTTGTTTCCCGCGCTGGCGGCGCTGATCGCGCTTTTGGGGCTGATCTCGGACCCTGTTGTGGTCATTGCCCAGTTGGAGGATGTGCGCGGGCTGCTGCCGGATGATGTCTATGACATTATCAATACGCAGGTGACCGGGCTGGTCACCGCGCGGGCCGATACCTTGGGTTGGGCCGGTATTGTATCGCTGCTGGTGGCGCTGTGGTCTGCGCGGGCCGGTGTGGGGGCGATGGTGATCGGTCTGAACGCCGTCTATAACGAGCGCAACCGCAATGCTGCGAAACATTACCTTCATGCCTTGATGTTGACGGTAAGCCTTGTGGGGGTCGGGATCGTGGCGCTGCTGGCGGTGGTGGTCGCACCCATCATTCTGGCGTTCATCCCGCTTGGACCCTTTGGCAACGCCGTGGCCGACCTGCTGCGCTGGACCGTTGCGACGGCGGTTTTGTTTGCCGGTGTGGGTGTGCTTTACCGTTTCGGGCCGAACCGGCGCGCGGCGCGATTGCCTTGGCTTAGCAGCGGGGCGATTTTGGCGGTGATGTCTTGGGCGGTGCTTTCGATCGGGTTTTCCTATTACGTCGCCAATTTCGGCAACTACAATCAGGTCTATGGCTCGATCGGGGCTGTGATTGCGATGTTGGTCTGGCTTTGGATCAGCAGTTTTCTGATCCTATTCGGCGCGGCCCTGAACGCGCAGGTCGAACGCCGGACGCGCCCGGACAGCACCATCGGCCCGGCCAAACCGCGCGGGCAACGTGGGGCCGAGGCCGCAGATACCTTTATCGATATCACGCAAGAGTAG
- a CDS encoding formate/nitrite transporter family protein has product MAPLIQKKPPTSAVQEEAEERSVSEAAALSPKLIYEVIRREGRDELNRTNRSLIWSGISAGMLISLSVLGEAIFRTYLPDAGWRFLLENLGYSLGFIAVIMGRMQLFTENTITTVLPLMQERSLNILCRLMRLWAVVLGANVIGAFAAAALFIYTPAIPAEVLPAIISLSEHATGMPAAEGFWRAIPAGVIVALIVWMLPEADEAAFFLILTFTWLIAAGDFTHIVAGSVEMAALILHGGLGLGQAIFGFFLPVLVGNIIGGTLIFTLVAWGQVRDDVEDS; this is encoded by the coding sequence ATGGCCCCACTGATCCAGAAAAAGCCCCCTACCTCTGCCGTGCAGGAAGAGGCGGAAGAACGCTCTGTCAGTGAGGCGGCGGCGCTGTCGCCCAAGCTGATCTATGAGGTGATCCGGCGCGAGGGGCGCGATGAGTTGAACCGCACCAACCGGTCGTTGATCTGGTCTGGGATATCCGCGGGGATGCTGATCAGTCTTTCGGTCTTGGGGGAGGCGATTTTTCGAACCTATTTGCCGGATGCGGGCTGGCGTTTTCTGTTGGAGAACCTCGGCTATTCCTTGGGGTTCATCGCGGTCATCATGGGCCGGATGCAGTTGTTTACCGAAAACACCATCACCACGGTCTTGCCCCTGATGCAGGAACGCAGCCTGAATATTCTGTGCAGGCTCATGCGGCTTTGGGCCGTTGTGCTGGGGGCCAATGTGATCGGGGCCTTCGCGGCGGCCGCGCTGTTTATCTATACGCCCGCCATCCCGGCGGAGGTTTTGCCCGCTATCATCAGCCTTTCGGAACACGCGACGGGCATGCCGGCGGCGGAGGGGTTTTGGCGGGCCATTCCGGCGGGGGTCATCGTGGCGTTGATCGTTTGGATGCTACCTGAGGCGGATGAGGCTGCATTTTTCCTGATCCTGACCTTTACCTGGCTTATTGCCGCGGGGGACTTCACCCATATCGTCGCAGGGTCTGTAGAGATGGCCGCGCTCATTCTGCATGGCGGGCTGGGGCTTGGTCAGGCGATCTTTGGCTTCTTCCTGCCGGTGCTTGTCGGCAACATCATCGGTGGCACGTTGATCTTCACCCTTGTTGCTTGGGGGCAGGTCCGCGACGATGTGGAGGACAGCTAA
- a CDS encoding Hsp70 family protein, whose protein sequence is MARLGIDFGTSNTAAGIAVNGTPQLIALEAEAQTLPTAVFFDFEAREMRIGAAASDALLAGAEGRYMRGLKSLLGTRLMRERRVLLGERLDFIDIVARFLARVKTQAEAATGMQFDTALSGRPVRFHSADDARDAQALTDLREAYGRAGFDHVDFMNEPEAAALANRAALRPGDLGLVIDIGGGTSDFTLFRQRGNDEIDILESHGIRLGGTDFDRSLSIGRVMPQLGMGSEIRHAFGGDTHIAPNAIFNDLATWAKIPFLYGPDTRKAAAELHKFAEHPKRLARLVKVLNEELGHDLAFAVEAGKIRANGAGAEGDAEPVINVSMLKPRATLPLPRDWMRKRLSKLAAQMGDAAETTARNAGIAPGAVDRLIFVGGSSLMEVVEAEMRARFPRAEGHRGAALTAIVEGLALSAGGGGKRG, encoded by the coding sequence ATGGCCAGGCTGGGGATTGATTTTGGAACGTCCAACACCGCGGCGGGCATCGCCGTCAACGGCACCCCGCAACTGATCGCATTAGAGGCCGAGGCGCAGACCCTGCCGACGGCGGTATTTTTCGATTTCGAAGCGCGTGAAATGCGGATCGGCGCCGCCGCCTCTGACGCGCTGCTGGCCGGGGCCGAGGGCCGTTATATGCGCGGGTTGAAAAGCCTGCTTGGCACCCGGCTGATGCGCGAGCGGCGGGTGCTTTTGGGCGAACGGCTGGACTTTATCGATATTGTGGCGCGGTTTCTGGCGCGGGTGAAAACGCAAGCCGAAGCCGCCACGGGGATGCAGTTCGACACAGCACTCTCTGGCCGTCCGGTGCGCTTTCATTCAGCCGATGACGCGCGCGATGCACAAGCGCTGACAGACCTGCGCGAGGCCTATGGCCGGGCCGGTTTCGACCATGTGGATTTCATGAACGAACCCGAAGCCGCCGCGCTTGCCAACCGCGCCGCGCTGCGACCGGGGGATCTGGGGCTGGTGATCGATATCGGCGGCGGCACCTCTGATTTCACGCTTTTCCGCCAGCGCGGGAATGATGAGATCGACATTTTGGAAAGCCACGGCATCCGCCTTGGCGGGACCGATTTTGACCGGTCCTTGTCCATCGGGCGGGTGATGCCGCAGCTTGGGATGGGCAGCGAAATTCGCCATGCTTTCGGAGGCGACACCCACATCGCGCCTAACGCGATCTTCAACGATCTGGCCACTTGGGCGAAAATTCCGTTTCTCTATGGCCCGGATACCCGCAAGGCGGCGGCGGAATTGCATAAGTTTGCCGAACACCCCAAGCGTCTGGCACGGTTGGTTAAAGTGCTTAATGAAGAGCTTGGTCATGATCTTGCTTTTGCCGTCGAAGCGGGCAAAATCCGCGCCAATGGCGCAGGGGCCGAGGGGGATGCAGAGCCAGTGATCAACGTGTCGATGCTCAAACCCCGCGCGACTTTGCCCCTGCCCCGTGACTGGATGCGCAAGCGGCTTTCGAAACTGGCCGCACAGATGGGGGATGCAGCGGAGACGACAGCGCGGAACGCAGGCATCGCGCCCGGCGCTGTGGACCGGTTAATCTTTGTCGGCGGGTCGAGCCTGATGGAGGTGGTCGAGGCCGAAATGCGCGCACGTTTTCCGCGCGCGGAAGGGCATCGGGGGGCGGCGCTGACGGCGATTGTCGAGGGGTTGGCGTTGAGTGCCGGTGGGGGGGGTAAACGCGGCTGA
- a CDS encoding ABC transporter substrate-binding protein, with protein sequence MNRLNRLMTGVASAALVVAATSAFAKDDITVAMQLEPPHLDPTSAAAGAIDSVLYTNVFEGLTRFMGDGSVVPGLAESWEISEDGLTYTFKLREGVTFHDGTTMDAEDVKFTLDRINAEDSANAQKALYAAISEVNVIDPQTVEVKLSEPNGNMLFNLAWGDAVIVAPETVETIKQTPIGTGAFKFENWNQGDKITLTRNDDYWGEAPALASATFKFISDPTAAFASVMAEDVDVFTGFPAPENIPQFEADPRFQVLIGSTEGETILSINNKREPFDNVKVREAVAHAIDRQAIIDGAMFGYGTPIGTHFAPHNPDYVDLTEMSSYDPEKSKALLAEAGFPDGFETTLHLPPPSYARRGGEIIAAQLAEVGIKAQITNVEWAQWLETVFKGKDFGLSIVSHTEPMDINIYANPDYYFQYDNAEFQSLITEFNKTAEPAARTEMLAKAQRMIAEDYVNGYLFQLAFPTIAKAGVEGLWVNAPTQATDLTGVSWAE encoded by the coding sequence ATGAACCGTTTGAACCGTTTGATGACCGGTGTGGCCAGTGCTGCATTGGTTGTCGCCGCCACCAGCGCCTTCGCCAAGGACGACATCACCGTCGCCATGCAGCTTGAGCCGCCGCACCTTGATCCGACCTCTGCCGCGGCCGGGGCCATCGACTCGGTGCTTTATACCAATGTCTTCGAAGGGCTGACCCGTTTCATGGGCGATGGCTCTGTCGTGCCGGGCTTGGCTGAGTCCTGGGAGATTTCCGAAGACGGGCTGACCTATACGTTCAAGCTGCGCGAGGGGGTCACCTTTCACGATGGCACCACGATGGACGCCGAGGACGTGAAATTCACCCTCGACCGGATCAACGCCGAAGACAGCGCCAATGCCCAAAAGGCGCTCTATGCCGCGATTTCCGAAGTGAACGTCATTGACCCGCAGACCGTTGAGGTCAAACTGAGCGAACCGAATGGCAACATGCTGTTCAACCTCGCCTGGGGCGACGCGGTGATCGTGGCACCTGAAACGGTTGAGACGATCAAGCAGACCCCGATTGGCACCGGCGCGTTCAAGTTTGAGAACTGGAATCAGGGCGACAAGATCACTCTGACCCGGAATGACGACTATTGGGGCGAGGCGCCCGCGCTGGCCAGCGCGACCTTCAAGTTCATCTCAGATCCGACAGCGGCTTTCGCTTCGGTCATGGCCGAGGATGTCGATGTTTTCACCGGCTTCCCCGCGCCGGAAAATATCCCCCAGTTCGAGGCGGACCCCCGTTTCCAAGTGCTGATCGGCTCGACCGAGGGGGAAACGATCCTGTCGATCAATAACAAGCGCGAACCTTTCGATAACGTCAAAGTCCGCGAGGCTGTGGCCCATGCCATCGACCGTCAGGCAATCATTGATGGGGCAATGTTTGGCTATGGCACGCCCATCGGCACCCATTTCGCACCGCATAACCCGGACTACGTCGATCTGACTGAGATGAGCAGCTACGACCCTGAAAAATCCAAGGCGCTGCTGGCCGAGGCCGGTTTCCCCGATGGGTTCGAGACGACGTTGCACCTGCCGCCCCCATCCTACGCCCGCCGCGGCGGAGAGATCATCGCAGCCCAGCTGGCCGAAGTTGGCATCAAGGCGCAGATCACCAATGTCGAATGGGCACAGTGGTTGGAAACCGTGTTCAAAGGCAAGGATTTCGGTCTGTCGATCGTCAGCCATACAGAGCCGATGGACATCAATATCTACGCCAACCCGGACTATTACTTCCAATATGACAATGCTGAGTTCCAGTCGCTGATAACCGAGTTCAACAAGACGGCAGAACCCGCAGCGCGGACCGAGATGCTGGCCAAGGCGCAGCGCATGATCGCCGAAGACTATGTGAACGGCTATCTGTTCCAACTCGCTTTCCCGACGATTGCCAAGGCGGGTGTCGAGGGGCTTTGGGTAAACGCGCCCACGCAGGCCACCGACCTGACCGGTGTGAGCTGGGCGGAGTGA
- a CDS encoding HdeA/HdeB family chaperone produces MKTTLKTLAIAGLLGTVSAPAFAAAHMDMASMTCAQYQELSDEDKMKVSSMAIAELEDGDHGGSMITETKNDGSEPSDISAAEATDAEETEDSLIDNTKAVEDSEEADEMADTEMEQEMEDFMVVCNQNPDALVSEAAANLRGKDQ; encoded by the coding sequence ATGAAAACGACTCTGAAAACACTTGCGATCGCCGGCCTTCTGGGCACCGTTTCCGCACCCGCCTTCGCCGCTGCTCACATGGACATGGCCAGCATGACCTGCGCCCAGTACCAAGAATTGAGCGATGAAGACAAAATGAAAGTCTCTTCCATGGCAATTGCCGAACTGGAAGATGGCGACCACGGTGGCTCCATGATCACCGAAACCAAAAACGACGGTTCCGAGCCGAGCGACATCTCTGCTGCTGAAGCGACAGACGCTGAAGAAACCGAAGATTCCCTGATCGACAATACAAAAGCCGTCGAAGATTCCGAAGAAGCTGACGAGATGGCCGACACGGAAATGGAACAGGAAATGGAAGACTTCATGGTCGTCTGTAACCAGAACCCCGACGCGCTGGTAAGCGAAGCCGCAGCAAACCTGCGTGGCAAAGACCAATAG
- a CDS encoding ABC transporter permease, whose protein sequence is MFRYALKRFLSLLISLAVASLVIFVVIEVAPGDPASFMLGLNAQPETLAALRSELGLDQSRPERYLEWVGGMLRGDFGTSYTYRTPVTEMIGDRLWVSVPLALYALALTVVVAFPAGIYAASRRGRAGDISVMGATQLGVAVPNFWFAMILVLIFSINLRWFSAGGFVGWDKGLFAGLHALTLPAIALALPQAAILARVMRSALLDVLGEDFMRTARAKGLTARQALWRHGLRNALIPVLTIIGLQFSFLLAGSIIIEQVFYLPGLGRLVFQSISARDLIVVESVVMLLVFSVILVNFLVDLAYAAVDPRLRART, encoded by the coding sequence ATGTTTCGCTATGCGTTGAAAAGATTTCTCTCCCTGCTCATCAGTCTCGCGGTCGCGTCGCTGGTGATTTTTGTGGTTATTGAGGTCGCCCCCGGCGATCCGGCCTCCTTTATGCTGGGCCTGAATGCACAGCCGGAAACACTGGCCGCGCTGCGCAGTGAGCTGGGTCTCGATCAATCCCGACCCGAGCGCTACCTAGAATGGGTTGGTGGCATGCTGCGCGGCGATTTCGGCACGTCCTACACCTATCGCACCCCGGTGACCGAGATGATCGGTGACCGGCTTTGGGTCTCGGTGCCTCTGGCGCTTTATGCGCTGGCGCTGACTGTCGTGGTGGCATTTCCAGCGGGCATCTATGCCGCGTCACGACGGGGCCGGGCGGGTGACATCAGCGTCATGGGCGCGACGCAATTGGGCGTGGCGGTGCCGAACTTTTGGTTCGCCATGATCCTCGTGCTGATCTTTTCGATCAACCTGCGCTGGTTTTCGGCAGGCGGTTTCGTCGGCTGGGACAAGGGGCTTTTCGCCGGGCTGCATGCGCTGACCCTGCCTGCCATTGCGCTTGCCTTGCCACAGGCTGCGATCCTCGCGCGGGTCATGCGCTCGGCCCTTCTGGATGTTCTGGGCGAAGATTTCATGCGCACCGCGCGGGCCAAGGGGCTAACCGCGCGACAGGCGCTTTGGCGGCACGGGCTGCGCAATGCGCTGATCCCGGTGCTGACGATCATCGGTTTGCAGTTCTCCTTCCTGCTGGCCGGGTCAATCATTATCGAGCAGGTCTTTTACCTGCCGGGCCTTGGGCGGCTGGTGTTCCAGTCGATCTCGGCGCGGGATCTGATCGTGGTCGAGTCGGTGGTGATGCTCTTGGTCTTTTCGGTGATCTTGGTGAATTTCC